A genomic region of Methanofollis sp. contains the following coding sequences:
- a CDS encoding tRNA(Ile2) 2-agmatinylcytidine synthetase has translation MITLTPAEVKGRFGPLFAEKFIVMVDEQAGMAEILETCRHRGTIEWDMMNRRRACGALSSAEVQGSSMTMLARLGKYEANFGAAGQEIGGQALEGVEAQGDEVVSSWAGIAGAGVGVAACLPQAPGVIRAEYPTDEDLHIGGARVCRVRIVTPKYEKLTIGIDDTDTKQEGATWVLALKCAEACRVQGAEYLNMRLVQLNPKAPEKTTNCVGSVLNFAVRPGSVGPLLAFVKEYIEEHAVSGDTGIACYRGLNLPASEYERKIKTDLISREEVEAEAERIGVTFIDSAASKGRIGAFGAVLWGNRGVEAAGLYGEQPGGRV, from the coding sequence ATGATCACGCTGACTCCCGCAGAAGTGAAAGGGCGCTTCGGGCCGCTCTTTGCAGAGAAGTTCATTGTCATGGTGGACGAGCAGGCCGGCATGGCCGAGATCCTGGAGACCTGCCGCCACCGCGGCACGATCGAGTGGGACATGATGAACAGGCGGCGTGCCTGCGGCGCCCTCTCCTCCGCGGAGGTGCAGGGCTCCTCGATGACGATGCTTGCCCGCCTCGGAAAGTACGAGGCGAACTTCGGGGCGGCAGGCCAGGAGATCGGCGGCCAGGCCCTGGAGGGCGTCGAGGCACAGGGCGACGAAGTCGTCAGCTCCTGGGCCGGGATCGCCGGTGCCGGTGTCGGCGTCGCCGCCTGCCTCCCGCAGGCGCCCGGCGTGATCCGGGCCGAGTACCCGACAGACGAGGACCTCCACATAGGCGGGGCACGGGTCTGCCGGGTACGGATTGTCACGCCGAAGTACGAGAAACTGACCATCGGGATCGACGACACCGACACGAAGCAGGAGGGTGCCACCTGGGTGCTCGCCCTGAAATGTGCCGAGGCGTGCAGGGTGCAGGGGGCTGAGTACCTTAATATGCGACTCGTGCAACTCAACCCGAAGGCCCCTGAAAAGACGACGAACTGCGTCGGTTCGGTGCTGAACTTCGCCGTGAGGCCCGGGTCAGTGGGGCCCCTCCTCGCCTTCGTGAAGGAGTACATCGAGGAGCACGCAGTCTCCGGCGACACAGGGATCGCCTGCTACCGCGGCCTCAACCTCCCCGCGTCAGAGTACGAGAGGAAGATCAAGACCGACCTCATCTCCCGCGAGGAGGTGGAGGCCGAGGCAGAGCGTATCGGCGTCACCTTCATCGATTCCGCGGCGAGCAAGGGGCGGATAGGTGCGTTCGGTGCGGTGCTCTGGGGCAACCGCGGCGTGGAGGCGGCTGGTCTCTATGGGGAACAACCGGGCGGCCGTGTCTGA